CTTGACGGGCGGTGAGATAAGCCACTCCTAAAGTGTTCGCCAAACAAGGAATAGGTCTCTCGTCACGGCTGTTGACGCTGCGATCGCCATACCCGGAAGTCGTTGATCCGGAAGTGGCTCCAGGTGGTCCGGAACGCGAAGTGCCCACTCGTGTACGGCGCCGGGTCGGCGTAGTCGAAGACGAGCCGCCCGTTGTTCCACCACTTCACCCCGGAGCCGTCGGAGACGATGCGCACCCGGTTCGGCCGGTTCGCGACGAGCAGCGGCTCGGTGTAGTCGTAGATCAGCGGCCGCGCGCCGGCCTCGCCGACATAGCGGCGCAGTCGGGTCGTGGTGTTGGTGTTGGCGCCGTAGCCGACGTAGTACGTCTTGAGGTAGTCGTACTCGGCGAGCGCCCCGCCACGCTGCGTGGCGAAGATGTTCCGCGGGGACCGGACGTCGATCGCGTTCCAGAAGTTGTTCAGGTCGGAGACGCGGTCGTTGACCCCGCCCTCGGAGACCGGTGTGGCGGTGTACTCGATGACGTACGGCCCTGCGAGCGGCTGCTTGAACCAGATCGTCGCGCCGGCGGGCACGTCGACCTCCAGGGTCCCCCGCTTCGCGGTGACCGTGCCGCCCTGTTCCAGCTCGACGGCCCACTGTCGGAGGCCGTGGCGGAAGTCGTCGTGGGCGATGAGGCGGCGGTGGCGGGGCGAGGCGCTCGCGTCCGCCGCGGGGCCGAGGGCGGCCAGGGCGGCACCTGCGGCGAGGGCTCCGAAGGCTCTGCGGGTGGTCGTCATGTCAGGGGGCTCCTTTCGGGGGCCTGCTTCGAAAATTCGGGATGCTGCTTCGAGGATTCGGGATGCTGCCTCGTCGTTTCGGTGTGCTCCTTCGCGATGAGGCCGATCAACCGTTCGGCCACCCTGCGGTGGCCCTGGGCACTGGGATGGACCGTGCCGTTGAAGTCGCCCCGCGTGGCGTCGAGCCAGCCTGTGGTGTCGACGAACTCGACGCGCCGGTCCGCGAGTTCGTCGACGACGACCGCTATGTCGGCGGCATGGCTGCCGTCGAAGGGGCGCAGGGCGAGGATGCGGGCGTGCGGTGCGCCGGCCCGGAGCCGGGTCAGATAGGCGCGGTAGGCGGCACGGAACTCGGCGGAGCCGAACGTGGCGTCGTTGGTGCCCTGGTTCACCACGATCACATCGGCCCGGCGGTCCGAATCGGCCCTGGAGCCCGCGTAGTTCCAGCCGTACGCGTCGGACGCGGCGGGAACGCCCCCGTTGCCGGTCTGGATCACTCCCTGCCGTCCGAAGCCGACCTGGGTGAGCGAGGCGTGCAGGGCGTCGGCGACCAGCGTGGGGTAGGCGGCCGTACCGTCCGCGCAGTCCGAGGTGTTGACCTCGCACAGGGCCATCACGCCCTGGGTGATCGAGTCACCGTAGAACGCCAATTCACGCTTCTTGACGGGGGGTTGTGGCAGCAGGTGACCCCGGATACCCGTCAGCGCCACCCCGGTCTCCAGTGGCGGGACCCACCGGTTGACCCGCGAGAAGACGTCCTTGACGGAGATCTCGACGGAGTGCGGCCCGCCGCCGGCCGCCGTGATCGCCAGATCTGCCCGGTCGACGGAGTGCAGCTGCTCGGGGCCGCCGTCGATCGACACGTAGATCTGCGCGGGGACGGTGACGGACGAGACGTCGAAGAGGGCGTGGACGGACGGGCCGGTGAAGCGGAACCGCAGCCGGGAGCCGGAGTTGACGGTGACGGCGGCTTCGGCGGTCCGGCTCCAGTGCCCCTCGTAAGCGATACGCCGGTCGTCGGGCCGTACGACGGTCTGGGCGCCGGACGCGAGGGCGGGCGGCACCGCGCCGGCGAGCAGACCCGCGACGGTGGCCGCGGTCGCGAGGGTGCGTCTCATGACGGGATCCGGTCTCCGATCAGGGCCAGGTTCTGGATCGCCGCGAGGGCCCACTGGGCGGAGGAGTTGGTGGAGATCCAGGGGATCTCCCGCGTGGTGCGCAGGACCGCCGGAGTCTTGATCGTGACCGGGTTCCAGTCGTTGGACGGGAAGTAGGTGTCGCTGCCGGTGAAGAACTCCTTCCACGCGCGCGTGGCGAGCGTCGGGTCGTCCTTGCGCTGGGCCGCGTACGCGGTGATGCGCGAATGTGCGGCCGGGAGCGCCGACTTCCAGGTGGAGCCGGTGAGTTGGCGCTTCTGGGCGTCGGTGGCGTTGTAGTACTGCGCGTAGTTCAGCCAGGCCGTCCGGAACTCCGGTTCCTCCTCGCCCAGCAACGAGACGATCTCGCTGTTGGTCTCGACGAGGCCGAAGACGGCACCGAGATGGGACACGTTGACGGCCGTGTCGGTCGTCACGGCGAACTTCCCGGTGTCGGCGTCGAGCAGACCCGCCCCCGTGAAGAAGCCGTTGGGCTGTGCGGCGATGGTCCGCAGCGAGTTGACGAGCTTGGCCTTCGCCCGGGCCGCGCCCGGACCGCCCCGCTCCCATTCGGTGAGCCAGGCAGCCGAGATCCCGCCCCAGTCGGTGCCGAAGCCGACCGACAGGGCGTGCCGGTCACCGGGCTCGTAGCCGTCGGTGCGGACCTTGCGCTGCGGGTCGACCTCCAGGAACGTCAGCTCCACGTCGGCGAGTTCGCTCAGCAGGTCCCCGGTGCGCTCGTCGCCGGTGAGGTAGTAGTGGAAGCGGCGGTTGGCGGCCGTGGAGATGCGGACCTGCTTGGCGCTGTCCGCCCAGTGCTGCACGCCGTGCCGGGTGCCCAGGCCCGCCCACTTGCCCAGGTGGTAGACGTCGACCTCGCCGGTGTGCCGGGTCATCGCCTCCGCGAACCGGAAGACCTCCGGGGAGCCGGTCCGCAGGAAGTGGTACCAGAGCCAGAGGTCGGTGCCCAACTCCGAGTTGTCCCAGGCGAATCCGCCGACGTCGTAGCGCCAGACGTGCCGGTCGTCGTCGTAGGTGTGCTGGACGTCGCCGTAGTCGAGGAAGCCGTACCAGCGGCGCTCCTCGCGCTGGTCGCGGTAGTAGGCGAACAGGTCGTCGAGGTGGTCCTCGATCACCGAGCGGGCCTTCGAGGAGCGGTCCACGGGCGCCCAGTCGCCGAACACACCTGCCGAGCGCAGCCGTTGGGGAGTGGCGGCGAGCAGCGGAGGAGCGGCCACCGCCTTCGCCTGGGCGGCCAGGACCTCGGCGGGCGGGGTCTTCTCCAGGGCCCAGAAGGTCAGTTCGGTGGTGCGGGCGATGCCGTACGGGGTGCCGAAGCCCGGCTCGTAGTCCTCGTACGTGATCTCCAGGCCGCCGTCGGACTGTTCCTCGTAGGTGTCCTGGCCGAGGCCGTCGTGGTAGAAGCGCAGGTCGAGTGGTTGGGCCTCGGGTGAGTAGAGCCAGAGGGTGACCTCGGCGGCCGTGGACTCGGCGCCGCGCACGTCGAGTTGGGCGGGGTGGCGCTGCCAGAAGTCCCGCAGGCCGAAGGAGAGTCCGCCGCTCGCGCCGCCGACGTAGCCGAAGCCGGCCGCGCGCTGTCCGGCCGCGGCCGGGATCCAGCCGTAGCCCGCCGTGGTGCGCTTGCGGATCTGGTAGCCGTCGGCGGTCGGCTGGGTGAGCGTGTAGTCGCCCCAGCGCGGGATGTACGCGAGCCGGCTCGCCACCCGGGTGTCCCACGTGGCGGTGTCGGGGAGCCGTTCGCCCGCGATCTGTGCGGCCCGCACCGCCGCGCCCGGGTCGCGCCGCAGCCCGGTGA
Above is a window of Streptomyces griseorubiginosus DNA encoding:
- a CDS encoding DUF6250 domain-containing protein gives rise to the protein MTTTRRAFGALAAGAALAALGPAADASASPRHRRLIAHDDFRHGLRQWAVELEQGGTVTAKRGTLEVDVPAGATIWFKQPLAGPYVIEYTATPVSEGGVNDRVSDLNNFWNAIDVRSPRNIFATQRGGALAEYDYLKTYYVGYGANTNTTTRLRRYVGEAGARPLIYDYTEPLLVANRPNRVRIVSDGSGVKWWNNGRLVFDYADPAPYTSGHFAFRTTWSHFRINDFRVWRSQRQQP
- a CDS encoding GDSL-type esterase/lipase family protein; protein product: MRRTLATAATVAGLLAGAVPPALASGAQTVVRPDDRRIAYEGHWSRTAEAAVTVNSGSRLRFRFTGPSVHALFDVSSVTVPAQIYVSIDGGPEQLHSVDRADLAITAAGGGPHSVEISVKDVFSRVNRWVPPLETGVALTGIRGHLLPQPPVKKRELAFYGDSITQGVMALCEVNTSDCADGTAAYPTLVADALHASLTQVGFGRQGVIQTGNGGVPAASDAYGWNYAGSRADSDRRADVIVVNQGTNDATFGSAEFRAAYRAYLTRLRAGAPHARILALRPFDGSHAADIAVVVDELADRRVEFVDTTGWLDATRGDFNGTVHPSAQGHRRVAERLIGLIAKEHTETTRQHPESSKQHPEFSKQAPERSPLT
- a CDS encoding Tat pathway signal sequence domain protein, which encodes MPGVDRRTVFKGAAAAAALTQFSWAQSRSAAAVAGDDDTELHWLEGRPDVHAGATWGVPWARGTHRPEQRFRLATSGGDEVPVQSWATAYWPDGSVKWTAHAIAPDAPRADRYLLSAGSPAVPAHRVTVGRGSGGRIEVSTGVITAVFGTKGSDTVVRGIRRGTTEIARDGRLVALRQDSVREGADLDSFAGRIEKITVEQDGPVRAVIRVEGRHRHGGRAWLPFVLRFAFFAGAESFRLVHTFVWDGEQRPGSDQGDFLRGLGVRFTVPLSDQPYDRHVRFADSGGGLFSEAVQGITGLRRDPGAAVRAAQIAGERLPDTATWDTRVASRLAYIPRWGDYTLTQPTADGYQIRKRTTAGYGWIPAAAGQRAAGFGYVGGASGGLSFGLRDFWQRHPAQLDVRGAESTAAEVTLWLYSPEAQPLDLRFYHDGLGQDTYEEQSDGGLEITYEDYEPGFGTPYGIARTTELTFWALEKTPPAEVLAAQAKAVAAPPLLAATPQRLRSAGVFGDWAPVDRSSKARSVIEDHLDDLFAYYRDQREERRWYGFLDYGDVQHTYDDDRHVWRYDVGGFAWDNSELGTDLWLWYHFLRTGSPEVFRFAEAMTRHTGEVDVYHLGKWAGLGTRHGVQHWADSAKQVRISTAANRRFHYYLTGDERTGDLLSELADVELTFLEVDPQRKVRTDGYEPGDRHALSVGFGTDWGGISAAWLTEWERGGPGAARAKAKLVNSLRTIAAQPNGFFTGAGLLDADTGKFAVTTDTAVNVSHLGAVFGLVETNSEIVSLLGEEEPEFRTAWLNYAQYYNATDAQKRQLTGSTWKSALPAAHSRITAYAAQRKDDPTLATRAWKEFFTGSDTYFPSNDWNPVTIKTPAVLRTTREIPWISTNSSAQWALAAIQNLALIGDRIPS